A genomic stretch from Georgenia muralis includes:
- a CDS encoding endonuclease/exonuclease/phosphatase family protein → MRRTPRAALAAAVLVTAAALAPAAAADPGPDAPTKVRPEVPSSVRVATYNASLNRAGAGDLVEDLTEGDDVQAAAIAQVLQITRPDIVLLNEFDHDDDGLAVDLFRENYLEVSQRGEEPLRYPYAYTAPVNTGVPSGLDLDNDGTVGGPGDALGFGFFPGQFGMVVLSRYPIDTDEVRTFQNFRWADMPGALLPDDPAVAGAGDWYDDAELAALPLSSKSHWDVPVQVWGRTVHVLAAHPTPPTFDGVEDRNGRRNHDETRLWADYVAGGRDAGYIYDDDGGRGGLAANDRFVIVGDYNADPLDGDSVPGAIDQLLENPRVRDPEPTSTGAVEAALTQGGANLLHRGDNALDTADFSDDPAPGNLGVDYALPSKHLPVAGSGVFWPAADEPGSELTGQFPFPTSDHRLVWVDLRLVGRR, encoded by the coding sequence ATGCGGAGGACACCCCGGGCGGCTCTTGCGGCCGCGGTGCTGGTGACCGCCGCCGCCCTGGCGCCGGCGGCTGCGGCCGACCCCGGTCCGGACGCGCCCACGAAGGTCCGCCCGGAGGTCCCCTCCAGCGTGCGGGTGGCGACCTACAACGCCTCTCTCAACCGGGCCGGTGCAGGTGACCTCGTCGAGGACCTCACCGAGGGCGACGACGTGCAGGCCGCCGCCATCGCCCAGGTCCTGCAGATCACCCGCCCCGACATCGTGCTGCTCAACGAGTTCGACCACGACGACGACGGGCTCGCCGTCGACCTCTTCCGCGAGAACTACCTCGAGGTCTCCCAGCGCGGCGAGGAGCCGTTGCGCTACCCCTACGCGTACACCGCGCCGGTCAACACCGGGGTGCCCTCGGGGCTCGACCTGGACAACGACGGCACGGTCGGCGGGCCCGGCGACGCGCTCGGCTTCGGCTTCTTCCCCGGTCAGTTCGGCATGGTCGTGCTGTCCCGGTACCCGATCGACACCGACGAGGTCCGGACGTTCCAGAACTTCCGCTGGGCGGACATGCCCGGCGCGCTCCTGCCCGACGACCCCGCCGTCGCCGGTGCGGGCGACTGGTACGACGACGCCGAGCTGGCCGCGCTGCCGCTGTCGAGCAAGTCCCACTGGGACGTGCCGGTGCAGGTGTGGGGCCGGACCGTCCACGTCCTGGCCGCCCACCCCACACCCCCCACCTTCGACGGCGTGGAGGACCGCAACGGCCGGCGCAACCACGACGAGACCCGGCTCTGGGCCGACTACGTCGCCGGCGGGCGTGACGCGGGGTACATCTACGACGACGACGGCGGCCGAGGTGGTCTGGCGGCGAACGACCGATTCGTCATCGTCGGCGACTACAACGCCGACCCCCTCGACGGCGACTCGGTCCCCGGTGCCATCGACCAGCTCCTCGAGAACCCCCGTGTGCGGGACCCCGAGCCCACCTCCACCGGCGCCGTGGAGGCGGCACTGACCCAGGGTGGGGCGAACCTCCTCCACCGCGGCGACAACGCGCTGGACACCGCGGACTTCAGCGACGACCCCGCGCCGGGGAACCTCGGGGTGGACTACGCGCTCCCGTCGAAGCACCTCCCCGTGGCGGGCTCCGGCGTCTTCTGGCCCGCAGCCGACGAGCCGGGCTCGGAGCTCACCGGGCAGTTCCCGTTCCCCACCTCCGACCACCGGCTGGTCTGGGTCGACCTGCGCCTGGTGGGACGACGGTAG
- the proC gene encoding pyrroline-5-carboxylate reductase codes for MRVGFIGAGSMASAIVRGVVAAGAVAVEDLAVTSAHGHSAQALARETGVDVLGSNEELVEAVGPGGVVVLAVKPHMIPAVLAPLRDLLDEYGSLVVSLAAGTSLDTLAGHLTPGQAVVRVMPNVNAQIGAGMAAVCGNAETTDEQVDAVVGLFESVGSALVLPERDFPAYTALAGSAPAFVFAFIDALARGGVRNGLPKAQSVRIAAQTVLGSARLVLERAGDGVTPADLVDTVCSPGGTTVAGLVAMEEAGFSPAVVRGVQATVDRDRDLSGG; via the coding sequence ATGAGGGTCGGATTCATCGGTGCGGGCAGCATGGCCTCGGCGATCGTGCGGGGCGTCGTCGCCGCGGGTGCGGTGGCCGTGGAGGACCTGGCGGTCACCAGCGCGCACGGCCACTCCGCCCAGGCCCTCGCCCGCGAGACCGGCGTGGACGTCCTCGGCTCGAACGAGGAGCTCGTCGAGGCGGTCGGCCCCGGCGGCGTCGTCGTCCTGGCCGTCAAGCCGCACATGATCCCCGCGGTGCTCGCCCCGCTGCGGGACCTCCTCGACGAGTACGGCTCCCTCGTGGTGTCCCTCGCCGCCGGGACGAGCCTGGACACCCTCGCGGGGCACCTCACGCCCGGCCAGGCGGTGGTGCGGGTCATGCCCAACGTCAACGCGCAGATCGGCGCCGGGATGGCGGCGGTGTGCGGCAACGCCGAGACCACCGACGAGCAGGTCGACGCCGTGGTGGGGCTGTTCGAGTCCGTGGGCTCGGCCCTGGTGCTGCCCGAGCGGGACTTCCCCGCCTACACCGCCCTCGCGGGTTCGGCGCCGGCGTTCGTCTTCGCCTTCATCGACGCCCTCGCCCGGGGCGGGGTGCGCAACGGGCTGCCGAAGGCGCAGTCGGTGCGCATCGCCGCCCAGACCGTCCTGGGCAGCGCCCGCCTCGTGCTCGAGCGTGCCGGCGACGGCGTCACCCCGGCCGACCTCGTCGACACCGTGTGCTCCCCCGGCGGGACGACCGTGGCCGGTCTGGTGGCCATGGAGGAGGCCGGGTTCTCCCCCGCCGTGGTCCGCGGGGTCCAGGCGACCGTCGACCGGGACCGCGACCTGAGCGGCGGCTGA
- a CDS encoding SDR family NAD(P)-dependent oxidoreductase, translated as MTATEPVPPARPERQRALVTGASSGIGAATVRRLAQEGWEVLATARRTARLEALAEETGCEIWTADLTDAADVAALADHVRATGPLRALVNNAGGAHGSDPVAEAGVEDWRRMYDLNVLATLRITQELLDHVEADGGGDLLLVTSTAAHDTYPGGGGYVAAKHAERAIATTLRLELVGRPVRVIEIAPGMVRTEEFSLKRLGGDADAAAQVYAGVAEPLVADDVADAIVWSLTRPAHVNVDTMVIRPRAQASNTLVARED; from the coding sequence ATGACCGCGACAGAGCCCGTGCCGCCCGCCCGCCCCGAGCGTCAGCGGGCCCTGGTCACCGGCGCCTCCTCCGGGATCGGCGCGGCCACGGTCCGCCGGCTCGCCCAGGAGGGCTGGGAGGTCCTGGCGACGGCGCGGCGCACCGCCCGCCTGGAGGCCCTCGCCGAGGAGACGGGCTGCGAGATCTGGACGGCCGACCTCACCGACGCCGCCGACGTGGCCGCCCTGGCCGACCACGTGCGCGCCACCGGTCCCCTGCGCGCGCTGGTCAACAACGCCGGCGGCGCCCACGGCAGCGACCCGGTCGCCGAGGCCGGCGTCGAGGACTGGCGCCGCATGTACGACCTCAACGTCCTGGCCACCCTGCGGATCACCCAGGAGCTCCTCGACCACGTCGAGGCCGACGGCGGCGGCGACCTCCTCCTCGTCACCTCCACCGCCGCGCACGACACCTACCCCGGCGGCGGGGGGTACGTGGCCGCCAAGCACGCCGAGCGGGCCATCGCGACCACGCTGCGCCTGGAGCTCGTCGGGCGGCCGGTGCGCGTCATCGAGATCGCCCCGGGCATGGTCCGCACCGAGGAGTTCTCCCTCAAGCGCCTCGGCGGCGACGCCGACGCCGCCGCCCAGGTCTACGCCGGGGTGGCCGAGCCGCTCGTGGCCGACGACGTCGCCGACGCGATCGTGTGGTCCCTGACCCGGCCGGCGCACGTCAACGTCGACACCATGGTCATCCGCCCCCGCGCCCAGGCCTCGAACACCCTGGTCGCCCGCGAGGACTGA
- the ileS gene encoding isoleucine--tRNA ligase, with protein MADQPPRYPLHRPGSEVQASPSFPALEREVLDHWAADDTFRASVEARPAGDHGANEFVFYDGPPFANGLPHYGHLLTGYVKDVVGRFQTQLGRRVERRFGWDTHGLPAELEAERILGIKDKSEIEEMGIEAFNKACQDSVLRYTGEWREYVTRQARWVDFDNDYKTLDPTYMESVIWAFKQLYDKGLAYEGYRVLPYCWNDQTPLSNHELRMDDDVYANRQDPAVTVGLRLDSGELALIWTTTPWTLPSNLAVAVGPAIEYVTVVPAEGPLAGERVLLARSRLAAYARELGEAPEVVATAVGAELVGRRYHPIFDYYVGRPDDEAPGPNAWTVLAAEYVTTEDGTGLVHQAPAFGEDDMAACAAAGIGTVVPVDDGGRFTAEVPDYAGSQVFEANRAIIADLKHGTGPLARTAPAERAVLVRQETYDHSYPHCWRCRKPLIYKAVSSWFVRVTEFRTRMVVLNQEITWVPDHIKDGQFGHWLAGARDWSISRNRYWGTPIPVWVSDDPEHPRTDVYGSLAELEADFGRLPLDREGRPNLHRPFIDELTRPNPDDPTGRSTMRRIPDVLDVWFDSGSMPYAQVHYPFENRDWFENHYPGDFIVEYIGQTRGWFYTLHVLATALFDRPAFLSCVSHGVVLGSDGRKMSKSLRNYPDVTEVLDRDGSDAMRWFLMSSPILRGGNLVVTEEGIRETVRQVLLPLWNTWYFFALYAGTLDGGKGYLARPVVLDDPAAVARLDVMDRYLLARTRDLAVGVRTQLEAYDVPGATQAVREHLDLLTNWYVRTSRQRFWDEEAGAFDTLWTALEVLTRVMAPLAPLVSEEIWRGLTGGRSVHLTDWPELPDAVADDALVAAMDAVRDVVSLTHALRKGARIRVRQPLRRLTVVVDDPAALEPFAALVASEVNVKDVVLLTPERSHLTVARDLKVLPRELDPAKRRHTQQIFAAAREGRWAEADGVVTLDLDGAPLTLVPGEYELTTRIDVGEQAGGRVAADVLPGGGFVALELEVDDELAAEGYARDLVRQVQDERKAAGLYVADRISLTLTVPADRLAWVEAHRELIAAETLAVDLTVTGDDVTAAQVAVRKEA; from the coding sequence TTGGCCGACCAGCCCCCGCGCTACCCCCTGCACCGCCCCGGCAGCGAGGTGCAGGCCTCGCCCAGCTTCCCCGCCCTCGAGCGCGAGGTCCTGGACCACTGGGCCGCCGACGACACCTTCCGGGCCTCGGTCGAGGCGCGTCCCGCCGGTGACCACGGCGCCAACGAGTTCGTCTTCTACGACGGCCCGCCCTTCGCCAACGGTCTGCCCCACTACGGCCACCTGCTCACCGGGTACGTCAAGGACGTCGTCGGGCGCTTCCAGACCCAGCTCGGCCGCCGCGTCGAGCGCCGGTTCGGCTGGGACACCCACGGGCTGCCCGCCGAGCTCGAGGCCGAGCGGATCCTGGGGATCAAGGACAAGTCCGAGATCGAGGAGATGGGCATCGAGGCCTTCAACAAGGCCTGCCAGGACTCGGTGCTGCGCTACACCGGCGAGTGGCGCGAGTACGTCACCCGCCAGGCCCGCTGGGTCGACTTCGACAACGACTACAAGACGCTCGACCCCACGTACATGGAGTCCGTGATCTGGGCCTTCAAGCAGCTCTACGACAAGGGCCTGGCCTACGAGGGCTACCGGGTGCTGCCGTACTGCTGGAACGACCAGACCCCGCTGTCGAACCACGAGCTGCGCATGGACGACGACGTCTACGCCAACCGCCAGGACCCGGCCGTCACGGTCGGCCTGCGCCTGGACTCCGGCGAGCTCGCCCTCATCTGGACCACCACGCCGTGGACCCTGCCGTCGAACCTCGCCGTCGCTGTCGGCCCGGCCATCGAGTACGTCACCGTGGTCCCGGCCGAGGGTCCCCTGGCCGGCGAGCGGGTCCTCCTGGCCCGCTCGCGCCTGGCCGCCTACGCCCGCGAGCTGGGGGAGGCCCCCGAGGTCGTCGCGACCGCGGTCGGGGCCGAGCTCGTCGGGCGGCGCTACCACCCGATCTTCGACTACTACGTGGGCCGGCCCGACGACGAGGCGCCCGGCCCGAACGCCTGGACCGTCCTGGCCGCCGAGTACGTCACCACCGAGGACGGCACCGGCCTGGTCCACCAGGCCCCGGCCTTCGGTGAGGACGACATGGCCGCGTGCGCCGCCGCCGGGATCGGCACGGTCGTCCCCGTCGACGACGGCGGCCGGTTCACCGCCGAGGTCCCGGACTACGCCGGCAGCCAGGTCTTCGAGGCCAACAGGGCGATCATCGCCGACCTCAAGCACGGCACCGGCCCCCTGGCCCGGACCGCACCCGCCGAGCGCGCCGTGCTCGTGCGCCAGGAGACCTACGACCACTCCTACCCGCACTGCTGGCGGTGCCGGAAGCCGCTCATCTACAAGGCGGTCTCGAGCTGGTTCGTCCGGGTGACCGAGTTCCGGACGAGGATGGTCGTGCTGAACCAGGAGATCACCTGGGTCCCGGACCACATCAAGGACGGCCAGTTCGGGCACTGGCTCGCCGGCGCCCGGGACTGGTCGATCTCGCGCAACCGGTACTGGGGCACCCCCATCCCGGTGTGGGTCTCCGACGACCCGGAGCACCCCCGCACCGACGTCTACGGCTCGCTCGCCGAGCTCGAGGCCGACTTCGGGCGCCTGCCCCTGGACCGGGAGGGCCGGCCGAACCTGCACCGGCCCTTCATCGACGAGCTCACCCGGCCTAACCCGGACGACCCGACGGGGCGGTCGACCATGCGGCGCATCCCCGACGTCCTGGACGTGTGGTTCGACTCGGGCTCGATGCCCTACGCGCAGGTGCACTACCCCTTCGAGAACCGCGACTGGTTCGAGAACCACTACCCCGGCGACTTCATCGTGGAGTACATCGGCCAGACCCGCGGGTGGTTCTACACCCTGCACGTCCTGGCCACCGCGCTGTTCGACCGGCCGGCATTCCTCAGCTGCGTCTCCCACGGCGTCGTCCTGGGCTCGGACGGGCGCAAGATGAGCAAGTCCCTGCGCAACTACCCCGACGTCACCGAGGTCCTCGACCGCGACGGCTCCGACGCCATGCGCTGGTTCCTCATGAGCTCGCCCATCCTGCGCGGCGGCAACCTCGTCGTCACCGAGGAGGGCATCCGCGAGACCGTCCGCCAGGTCCTCCTCCCGCTGTGGAACACCTGGTACTTCTTCGCCCTGTACGCCGGCACGCTCGACGGCGGGAAGGGCTACCTCGCCCGGCCGGTCGTGCTCGACGACCCGGCCGCGGTCGCCCGTCTCGACGTCATGGACCGCTACCTCCTCGCCCGCACCCGCGACCTCGCCGTCGGCGTGCGCACCCAGCTCGAGGCGTACGACGTCCCCGGCGCCACGCAGGCCGTGCGCGAGCACCTCGACCTGCTGACCAACTGGTACGTGCGCACCTCCCGGCAGCGGTTCTGGGACGAGGAGGCCGGCGCGTTCGACACCCTGTGGACGGCGCTGGAGGTCCTCACCCGCGTCATGGCGCCGCTGGCCCCGCTCGTCAGCGAGGAGATCTGGCGCGGCCTGACCGGCGGGCGCAGCGTGCACCTCACCGACTGGCCCGAGCTGCCCGACGCCGTCGCCGACGACGCCCTCGTCGCCGCGATGGACGCCGTGCGCGACGTCGTCTCGCTCACCCACGCCCTGCGCAAGGGGGCCCGGATCCGGGTGCGCCAGCCGCTGCGCCGGCTCACCGTCGTCGTGGACGACCCCGCGGCCCTGGAGCCGTTCGCCGCACTGGTGGCCTCGGAGGTCAACGTCAAGGACGTCGTCCTGCTCACCCCGGAGCGGTCCCACCTCACCGTGGCCCGCGACCTCAAGGTGCTCCCGCGCGAGCTGGACCCGGCCAAGCGCCGGCACACCCAGCAGATCTTCGCCGCCGCCCGGGAGGGCCGCTGGGCCGAGGCCGACGGCGTGGTCACCCTCGACCTCGACGGCGCGCCGCTGACCCTCGTCCCCGGCGAGTACGAGCTCACCACCCGCATCGACGTGGGCGAGCAGGCCGGCGGCCGGGTGGCCGCCGACGTCCTGCCCGGCGGGGGTTTCGTCGCCCTCGAGCTCGAGGTCGACGACGAGCTCGCCGCGGAGGGCTACGCCCGCGACCTGGTCCGTCAGGTCCAGGACGAGCGCAAGGCGGCGGGGCTCTACGTCGCCGACCGGATCTCCCTGACCCTGACCGTCCCGGCCGACCGGCTGGCCTGGGTCGAGGCCCACCGCGAGCTCATCGCGGCCGAGACGCTGGCGGTGGACCTCACCGTCACCGGCGACGACGTCACGGCGGCGCAGGTCGCCGTGCGGAAGGAGGCGTGA
- a CDS encoding bifunctional folylpolyglutamate synthase/dihydrofolate synthase translates to MSERTPEEADRESRGLIDAYMAEADAPDVPAGSGDVPAGEAGEAGADEEAGLRALLSSALIAGPDPDVAQEVLAEPDGGAAAVADAQAEEEVRRIYLDILARAPEHDVQPSLDRVRDVLELLGDPQRSYPVIHLTGTNGKTSTARMIERLLREKGLRTGRFTSPHLHTVRERIALDGEPISPNAFVATWEDVAPYVAMVDERSQAAGGPRLSFFEVFTVMAYAAFADAPVDVAVVEVGMGGRWDATNVADGEIAVITAVERDHERWLGHDLVDIAAEKVGIIKERATVVVAEQHEDVEGVILSAAAQHGATVLREGTEVAVLDRQVGVGGQLVTLRTPAGVYEDVFVPLHGRHQARNAVLALAAVEAFFGGGALDAGVVEQGFAGVDSPGRLEVVRRSPSVLVDAAHNPAGIEALREAVEEAFELSHLVGVVGVMADKDAEGILAGLEPFLAEVVVTRAGTERAMDVDELAEIARDVFGEERVHVAARLDDALDAAVTLAEADAEEVVTTTGVLVVGSVILAAEARTLLGRG, encoded by the coding sequence ATGAGCGAGCGCACCCCCGAGGAGGCCGACCGCGAGTCCCGCGGGCTCATCGACGCGTACATGGCCGAGGCCGACGCGCCCGACGTCCCTGCGGGTTCCGGCGACGTCCCGGCGGGCGAGGCCGGCGAGGCCGGCGCCGACGAGGAAGCCGGTCTGCGGGCCCTGCTCTCCTCGGCGCTCATCGCCGGCCCCGACCCCGACGTCGCGCAGGAGGTCCTCGCCGAGCCCGACGGCGGCGCGGCCGCGGTCGCCGACGCGCAGGCGGAGGAGGAGGTCCGGCGGATCTACCTCGACATCCTCGCCCGGGCCCCCGAGCACGACGTCCAGCCCAGCCTGGACCGCGTGCGCGACGTCCTCGAGCTGCTCGGGGACCCCCAGCGCTCCTACCCGGTCATCCACCTCACGGGCACCAACGGCAAGACCTCGACCGCACGGATGATCGAGCGGCTCCTGCGCGAGAAGGGTCTGCGCACCGGCCGGTTCACCTCCCCGCACCTGCACACCGTGCGCGAGCGCATCGCCCTCGACGGCGAGCCGATCTCGCCGAACGCCTTCGTGGCCACGTGGGAGGACGTCGCCCCGTACGTCGCGATGGTGGACGAGCGCTCGCAGGCCGCCGGCGGGCCGCGCCTGAGCTTCTTCGAGGTCTTCACCGTCATGGCCTACGCCGCCTTCGCCGACGCCCCGGTCGACGTCGCGGTCGTCGAGGTCGGCATGGGCGGGCGCTGGGACGCCACCAACGTCGCCGACGGCGAGATCGCCGTCATCACCGCCGTCGAGCGCGACCACGAGCGCTGGCTCGGGCACGACCTCGTCGACATCGCCGCGGAGAAGGTCGGCATCATCAAGGAGCGGGCCACCGTCGTCGTCGCGGAGCAGCACGAGGACGTCGAGGGCGTCATCCTCTCCGCCGCCGCGCAGCACGGCGCCACCGTGCTGCGCGAGGGCACCGAGGTCGCCGTGCTCGACCGCCAGGTCGGGGTCGGTGGGCAGCTGGTCACCCTGCGCACGCCCGCCGGGGTCTACGAGGACGTCTTCGTCCCCCTGCACGGCCGGCACCAGGCCCGCAACGCCGTCCTCGCGCTCGCGGCCGTGGAGGCGTTCTTCGGCGGCGGCGCCCTCGACGCCGGCGTCGTGGAGCAGGGCTTCGCGGGCGTCGACTCCCCCGGGCGCCTGGAGGTGGTGCGCCGCAGCCCGTCGGTCCTCGTCGACGCCGCCCACAACCCCGCCGGCATCGAGGCGCTGCGCGAGGCGGTGGAGGAGGCCTTCGAGCTCTCCCACCTCGTGGGCGTCGTGGGCGTCATGGCGGACAAGGACGCCGAGGGCATCCTCGCCGGCCTCGAGCCGTTCCTGGCCGAGGTCGTCGTCACGCGGGCCGGCACCGAGCGGGCCATGGACGTCGACGAGCTCGCAGAGATCGCCCGGGACGTCTTCGGGGAGGAGCGTGTCCACGTCGCGGCGCGCCTCGACGACGCCCTCGACGCCGCCGTCACCCTCGCGGAGGCCGACGCCGAGGAGGTCGTGACGACCACCGGTGTGCTCGTCGTCGGCTCCGTCATCCTGGCGGCCGAGGCGCGGACGCTGCTCGGGCGCGGCTGA
- the dhaK gene encoding dihydroxyacetone kinase subunit DhaK — protein MKKLINDPQRVVPESLRGFGLAHPEHVVVHEDPLFVSRAGGAVKGKVGLVSGGGSGHEPLHAGYVGAGMLDAAVPGAMFTSPTPEPILEATKAADGGAGVLHIVKNYTGDVLNFETAAELAEAEDITVKAVVVNDDVAVEDSLYTAGRRGVAGTVLVEKIAGAAAERGDDLDAVVAVAEKVIKNVRSMGVALTACTVPHAGKPSFDLADDEIEIGIGIHGEPGRHKIAMAGADEITERLLEPVLEDLKIGSGEKVLLFVNGMGGTPLSELYLVYNHAHDVLAGKGLEVTRSLVGNYITSLEMQGASITVLRLDEELTQLWDAPVNTPALRRGV, from the coding sequence GTGAAGAAGCTCATCAACGACCCCCAGCGCGTCGTCCCCGAGTCCCTGCGCGGGTTCGGCCTGGCCCATCCGGAGCACGTCGTCGTCCACGAGGACCCCCTCTTCGTCTCGCGGGCCGGCGGTGCGGTCAAGGGCAAGGTGGGGCTGGTCTCCGGCGGCGGCAGCGGGCACGAGCCCCTGCACGCCGGCTACGTGGGCGCGGGGATGCTCGACGCCGCCGTCCCCGGCGCCATGTTCACCTCCCCGACGCCCGAGCCCATCCTCGAGGCCACCAAGGCCGCCGACGGCGGGGCGGGCGTCCTGCACATCGTCAAGAACTACACCGGCGACGTCCTCAACTTCGAGACCGCCGCCGAGCTCGCCGAGGCCGAGGACATCACGGTCAAGGCCGTCGTCGTCAACGACGACGTCGCCGTCGAGGACTCGCTCTACACCGCCGGCCGACGCGGCGTCGCCGGCACGGTCCTCGTGGAGAAGATCGCCGGAGCCGCCGCCGAGCGCGGGGACGACCTCGACGCCGTCGTCGCCGTCGCCGAGAAGGTCATCAAGAACGTGCGGTCGATGGGGGTGGCCCTGACGGCCTGCACGGTGCCCCACGCGGGCAAGCCGTCCTTCGACCTCGCCGACGACGAGATCGAGATCGGCATCGGCATCCACGGCGAGCCCGGCCGGCACAAGATCGCCATGGCCGGTGCCGACGAGATCACCGAGCGCCTCCTCGAGCCGGTCCTGGAGGACCTCAAGATCGGGTCGGGGGAGAAGGTGCTCCTCTTCGTCAACGGGATGGGCGGCACCCCGCTGTCCGAGCTCTACCTCGTCTACAACCACGCCCACGACGTCCTCGCCGGCAAGGGGCTGGAGGTCACGCGTTCGCTCGTCGGGAACTACATCACCTCGCTCGAGATGCAGGGTGCCTCGATCACCGTGCTGCGGTTGGATGAGGAGCTGACGCAGCTGTGGGACGCCCCCGTCAACACCCCGGCGCTGCGGCGCGGGGTCTGA
- the dhaL gene encoding dihydroxyacetone kinase subunit DhaL — protein sequence MSAATLGTAWALDWIARATKVVSENRIELIELDRAIGDGDHGENMDRGFTAVAAKLAGAEPASPGEVLKTVATTLMSTVGGAAGPLYGTAFLRAAKGADGDLDAAGVATMLEAALEGIRARGKADTGEKTMVDAWTPAAVAAREAAEAGAGAVQAIRAAADAAVEGSEATIPMIATKGRASYLGERSAGHRDPGAQSSALLLVAAAEAAEAAGAGA from the coding sequence ATGAGCGCTGCCACCCTGGGGACCGCCTGGGCGCTGGACTGGATCGCCCGCGCGACCAAGGTCGTCTCGGAGAACCGGATCGAGCTGATCGAGCTCGACCGGGCCATCGGCGACGGCGACCACGGCGAGAACATGGACCGCGGCTTCACCGCCGTGGCCGCCAAGCTCGCCGGGGCCGAGCCGGCCTCCCCGGGGGAGGTGCTCAAGACGGTGGCCACGACCCTGATGTCCACCGTCGGCGGGGCGGCGGGGCCGCTGTACGGCACCGCCTTCCTCCGGGCGGCCAAGGGCGCCGACGGCGACCTCGACGCCGCCGGGGTCGCGACGATGCTCGAGGCCGCCCTCGAGGGGATCCGGGCCCGGGGCAAGGCCGACACCGGCGAGAAGACGATGGTCGACGCCTGGACCCCGGCCGCCGTGGCGGCCCGCGAGGCCGCCGAGGCGGGTGCGGGCGCCGTGCAGGCGATCCGGGCCGCGGCCGACGCCGCCGTCGAGGGCTCGGAAGCGACCATCCCGATGATCGCCACCAAGGGCCGGGCGAGCTACCTCGGTGAGCGCTCCGCCGGTCACCGCGACCCCGGGGCCCAGTCCTCCGCGCTCCTGCTGGTGGCCGCGGCGGAGGCCGCGGAGGCCGCCGGGGCCGGCGCGTGA
- the dhaM gene encoding dihydroxyacetone kinase phosphoryl donor subunit DhaM, producing the protein MSPDGAHGRAVRTGIVVVSHSARLADGVVEVAAQMAPDVVLRAAGGTDEGGIGTSFTKVEEAVLELLGAGEVVVLTDLGSATMTAESVLEMLDDDDRERVTLADGPLVEGTVAGAVAAQGGADAAAVARTAAAAAASFAHAGEAPPPEPADGGRTVVLTLRNSVGLHARPAALLARLASRYDAEVSVNDVDATSVLALMGLGLGQGEELRVRADGPDADDALAEITKVVEDGFGEE; encoded by the coding sequence GTGAGCCCCGACGGCGCGCACGGGCGGGCGGTGCGCACCGGCATCGTCGTCGTCTCGCACTCCGCCCGGCTGGCCGACGGGGTCGTGGAGGTCGCCGCCCAGATGGCGCCCGACGTCGTCCTGCGCGCCGCCGGCGGGACGGACGAGGGCGGCATCGGCACGAGCTTCACCAAGGTGGAGGAGGCCGTCCTGGAGCTCCTCGGCGCCGGTGAGGTCGTCGTCCTCACCGACCTCGGCTCGGCGACGATGACCGCCGAGTCGGTGCTGGAGATGCTCGACGACGACGACCGTGAGCGGGTGACCCTGGCCGACGGTCCCCTCGTCGAGGGGACCGTCGCCGGGGCCGTCGCGGCCCAGGGTGGCGCCGACGCGGCCGCCGTGGCGCGCACGGCGGCCGCCGCGGCGGCCAGCTTCGCCCACGCCGGCGAGGCCCCGCCCCCCGAGCCCGCCGACGGGGGCCGCACGGTCGTGCTGACCCTGCGCAACTCCGTGGGTCTGCACGCGCGGCCCGCCGCGCTCCTCGCGCGCCTGGCGTCGCGCTACGACGCCGAGGTCAGCGTCAACGACGTCGACGCCACCTCGGTGCTGGCCCTCATGGGCCTGGGCCTGGGCCAGGGCGAGGAGCTGCGGGTACGGGCCGACGGCCCCGACGCCGACGACGCCCTGGCGGAGATCACCAAGGTCGTCGAGGACGGCTTCGGCGAGGAGTAG
- a CDS encoding DUF4233 domain-containing protein, producing the protein MSTTDAAPRPPGSARLLFARTVLVSEAFVVLFATLVAHGLRLADRPVVWAAGGAVMLAAVLATAALRRPRVGLVAGSLVQLVLVAGGLVVPMMFVVGVVFALIWVVSLQLGGRIDLERQERYAAEVALRAGGADDAGGADAPDAADAAGDADAADAAGATGQAH; encoded by the coding sequence GTGAGCACCACCGACGCCGCGCCCCGCCCGCCCGGCTCCGCGCGCCTGCTGTTCGCCCGGACCGTCCTGGTCAGCGAGGCGTTCGTCGTGCTCTTCGCCACGCTCGTCGCGCACGGTCTGCGCCTGGCCGACCGGCCCGTCGTGTGGGCCGCCGGCGGCGCGGTCATGCTGGCCGCAGTCCTGGCCACCGCGGCGCTGCGCCGGCCGAGGGTGGGGCTCGTGGCCGGCTCGCTCGTCCAGCTGGTGCTCGTCGCCGGCGGCCTCGTCGTGCCGATGATGTTCGTCGTCGGGGTGGTCTTCGCGCTGATCTGGGTGGTCTCCCTCCAGCTCGGCGGCCGGATCGACCTCGAGCGTCAGGAGCGCTACGCCGCCGAGGTCGCGCTGCGTGCCGGGGGCGCCGATGACGCGGGTGGCGCGGATGCCCCCGACGCGGCCGACGCCGCGGGTGACGCGGATGCCGCCGATGCCGCGGGTGCCACCGGTCAGGCCCACTGA